In Pagrus major chromosome 23, Pma_NU_1.0, the genomic window ACATTCGATaggaggaaaagaaactgaATTATGCAAGCCTATAATCACTCCAGTACAATCGAAAACCACAGTTTTGAAACACTGCCATGGAGAAAAGGTAAAAGACTGCTCAAAAAAGGTCATCGTGTAGAAAATCACAATCAGAAAAATACCAACAAAGATGCCAGAAGCGTCGGTTCTACATTCATGaatatatcattattatacTGTGCTGTATTTAATTAAAGTCATCATGATTGagtataaatacatatttgatTTCATACATTACAGGTCCTATGgcacaaacacttttttaaagctTCTCTCTGTCTAACACAGAcattatgtacacacacacacacacacgcgcacacacacacacacacactgtagagctactcaggtagagagagagacggagaggacgTGCGAGAGAGAAAATATAATCTTACCCTCTGATTGATTTATGTGTGGTTATCTTTTTAATATCTGGCTGAAGAAAATACAGATCCTgggctttatttttttctcataagaTTTCTTGGCATCACCTCCCccgcctcacacacacacacacaccctcccacCTGCTCCTGAGTGAGTGTCTCACGTGGGAGACGAGGCGACACCTGCACGTGACACTCTTTCGAGCCCCCCACTCATCCCTTTCGCTTtggtttcccagcatgcctgCTTCTTTCCCTGGAGGCCGCGGGAATGAGGCGCTGGCTCTCGCGCAAATGTCACATTAACATAGCCGAAAACGCTGGATGGGGTTAACACGTGAAATGAATGTCATGGCAACATTGATCCGGCATGAGCTCCTCAGGCTGAAGCCCAAAtataaatttgtttttcatgagcTCACTTTCTTAATGATCATAGTCTGATCATTAGGCTCTATTGATATAGTTCACTGAGTGATTCCTGGTTATCGACCTTTTTGGCCGTAGCTCCATCACATAACCATCCACCAGCTTCAACTCAAGGTCTCCGACTGCTCGGGTCAATTTTCTGATGAGAAACAGCGGCGCAGTATGCTCAGTATGCACACGGAGCACAAAATACTTCAAGGTAATCAGTTAACGAATACAAAAAGGACTCTTGTGAAATTAACTCAGAGCGAGTGCATTTGACTTAAAGTGGGAGGAAAGGGGACCGAGTGGGAAGAGGACAGAGTGAAGGAGGTGAGGAGCGAGTGGCAATCGGTGGTCGCTTGTTCGCTGTGCAATTTTGAAAGAAATCAATTTGCGGAGGAACAAAGAAATTGGAATTTTGAGCGGAGGATGGTCTGAGTTCAACGGAGCTGAACAAGAAATAGTTTGGAAATTGGAGATTTAGGTTTATTCCGGTTAAAGAAATCTCTGATgggaaaataaattgaaaagaCTTCTACATAAACCAACCGTTTACCAACAGGTAGCACTGACTTTTTTGAACTGTAAAACTTGGGTCCTTGTAGTTTAGTAGCCATATTTCCTTTTTGATCTGGGTGAagctttctcctaaacaactgaaatggATGGGGACGTTTTTTGTAccgtaaaaagaaaaacaagtgctAAATAACAAAGAACAGCTCCATACAGCGCGTATGACATAATCTAAGTTTCCAGAAGCCtgaagatcccaaattgatttgaacagACGTTATTGACACTAGTcataaagctgaaatcttcagcGTAGCTGCTTAGCTGAAAGCGTCAGatgtgggtgcacaagctcaaccgtGTCTTGAGGGTGTAAtttacatcttttcaaatcaatttgggatcttgaggGATTCAAgatacttggattacaccagaagAGCTTTATGAAACCACGTTATGTTTTTTGgggtgtgttttttaaaaatattttaaaacaagtccccatctatttcagttgtttaggagaatactgttttgctgtgaagctccagaaatgttttgtggactatgaaacttcacctgactttccatcggcatgggggtgattagataatgacaacattttcatttttaggtgaacttgtcctttaacaGGTAGGACACAGTTACCTGTATCAAAATTGTATCCAAATAGTTCAAGAGGTTTTTCAGTATTGACATCGGCCTCCCCCTGCTGCCTCAAGATTATCAATCACTTCCTGAAATAATCAATATCAAGCAAATTAAATATAGGTCACCATTAGGTTCCTTTAAAGGGTTAAAACAACACTTGTAGAATAAGGATTCCTTAATCATGTTGTTGTATGAGCTCTTAAATAGTTTAAGATATATATCCATTATGTGCTTTTAAATTGCTCATTGTTTGTTCTCTTTATATCaagttttcattctttttttaacagtttttgcTTTCAGTATGACAGTTCTGGAGTAAAAGGCACATTTTGACCTCCTCTATGCAAATTACTTAAATATTGTATCACCGACATCCACCATGAGACACTCCTTGGCTTTCTATAACAGTTTTACTTATATTATTGGTCTAAAACCATATGTCCACGTGTTAACACCCTTGATCAAATCATATCGGATGAAAAAGTGATGTGAAGGATTTTTATGAGCAGCTGTAGCagggacacagcctctgtacatggggtgcatgctctaccaactgagctaccggAGCTCCcccatgttgtttttttaacctgaaTTACGATCTGTTCCTACacctaaccaagaagttttGGCGCCTAAAACAAAATTGCAATCATTcaaatttgtgttgttttgccaTGTTCATAAAACGTTATATCCTTCCATCGCCTTCTCTAGTCATTGAAGCAATATTCCCCGATTCCCAGAAACTATCTCATAAACACTGCGGCATCCGGCTCAGAGGAACCGACCTTGCCTTTTTTCTCCTTATGTCAAGCTTGTCTAACTTAGCAACGGTAACTACGGGAGACGGGACTCGGGATTCCAATATGACATGAAATCGCTGTGTTGTATGTACTGCATactgtgagttttatttattttttttatgttttcttctatACTCATCCTGTTTATAGTATATGTGCATGACAACACAAGCCACCAAACAGACTCATAAAATTCTTATTTACagatacaaatataaaaccagaAAACTAGCGTAAACATGCCAAAAGATACCAAAGAAGTTGGTCAGTGAAATGTTAACGTAACTGATCCTTGTACTGTTTTCCAGCTGCAGCCAGTAGTTCTTACTGTAATAGTTGCTATAGTGAGAGAAAGAGCGAACCCCCCTGAAGGGTCTCGAGTGTTTGAGTGTCGAACAAGAGTTTGGAGGGCACGACTTTATCAGCTGTGACAGACACGCCTCACATTCATCAGATTTAAAGTCGTATCCATTACAAAAGAGCCCCGGTGTGTCTGATCACTCCAGGCAGGTATTAGCAGAATTCTGCCCTTTGGCTCAGCTCCATTCTCACTAGATAGATGAACACTGATAATGCCCCAAGGTGTCTGCAGAATGGATGCGCATTGATCTCAATGtgctctttctctgtgtgtgtgtgttcgcatTTATGGTTTGTTACCGGGCAGGACTCGGGCAGCACCGAGACAGAGCTGATGTACGTGACTGTGTTTCGGTGTAAAATGTTACTGAGCTGCCGTCAGCCAGCGGCAGAATGAGCAGAGCTGAAATGTGTCACCGTGGCCCTGAGGCCAAATTCACTGCTGCATTATGGGACAGAAAACCTTGGACGGGGAAAACAAACTGATGGGAAGAAGGGCAaatttttctgtcctctctgtctctctctctctttttctcattctctcAGAAAGATAAAGGGTTAAAGAGATGTTACATTCATTATATTCATCCAGATAATGGCTAACAGTAAGTCATCAAGGACCATTAATAGTTAATAGAGGACTATCTACTAATAGCAGAAATTTCCTCTACCTAATAATAGAGATATGATTACTAGATTAGTGATAACTTGGCGCCAAGGTTcccaaagtcatttttttgtcttgtttttttgcgAAGCTACAATAACAGTCAAGTCTAccattaataaatatttaaccaaCAATAAGCAGAGTGTCTACTCGTCCTACGACAATCTGTGAGCTCGGACGTGCCATAGCGCTGCGAGGATGAGCTCACGCACGAGGAAAGTCTTGAAGGGGCTGTTCGTTTTATACAAGCCCAAATTAACATGCCTGCTGGACTCCTCTGCATATTAAACTGTGAAACGACAGCGCTGTTTTACATTGCTTAAGAGACAGTCTGTGGGCAGTGGACACACCGTCGGTGGCTCTGCCTGAGTGAATCACCCCTCCAGGTGAGATGTTTAGTGCTCAGACTCTTCCTGGAAATGACTCCCAACGGACCAAAGATGCAGCTGTTCAGCCGGCGGCGAAGAGAAAACCAATGTCACCACGTGTTTGATGCTTCACCCAGGATTCATCTGGTTGTCCGTTTATGCTTCAGTTACAAACTGCGGCTCATAAAAGTCAGTGATGGATGGTTTTGATATCCCCTCATCAGTCTGTGAGTGAGGAGTCTCTCACTCAAGCAACAGTCAGTCATTTACAGtggctttattttttttgcatgaagGAAACAATCAACATCTATTTGATGCTGCTCGCTGCTTTTGTGAATACTGTGAATACCTGCTGTTTGCTTTTCCACTTTGTTATCGCTCAAAGCTAGCTAAACCTTCACCTCCGGGCTCTCCGGGCGTGTTGACATTTTCAAGCCTCAAAGAGTCCCATGCGGGAAAAGCTGGTCACCAGGGAGACAGAGCCAAAATATGTCCCCAAACGATTGATTGCTGGTGGCGGAGGACTCATGAGGAAATACAGATGGGCTTCCCGTTTTTGTCATACTGGTACACCAGCATCTTGATGCAGTGAGAGTTGGCTGGTGAGATCCAGGGGCTGCTCGTGATGGAAAAGTTGTGGCTGGCGTAGAACGGCGGCGGCTGCTTCCTGCAGTGGACCAGGGCTCGCAGCACGTTGGCCGCCATGCCCCGGAAACGCTTGCTGATGAAGCAGTAGAGGAAGAAGTTGACGCCGGTGTTGAGCAACGCTAGCATGTTTGCCAGATCGGTGAGCATGTGGAGGAGTCGGCCGGCGCCTTGCGAGGTGGGAGGAGGGGAGTAGAAGTGGTAGAGGATCATGAGGGTGCGTGGCGCCCACAAAACGGCAAAAATGGAGGTGATGGCGAGGAGAATGGCGGTGGTCTTGCCAGTGGAGTAGCCGCGCAGACGGAAGCAGCTGCGGCGCCTGCGCAGCTTACGGACGATGACGGCGTTGAGGGAGAAGAAGACAGTGCAGGGGAGGAGATAGACGGTAGCGCAGTGAGCCCACACCAGGACGTGCTGGGCCACGGTTCTCCTGttgccctctcctcctcctcctcctcctccttctcctccaccaccacccacccCAGGCAGGCTGTGCCACAGCTCCGGCCACCAATAATACGGAGCTGCAGAGAGCAAGCACCCGATATACACAGCAAATATCACCCTTCGTGTGCGGGCAGGGTAGGACACCGTGTGGTAGCGCAGCGGGTGGCAAACAGCGATGTAGCGGTCAATGGTGAGCGGCACGGTGATCCAGATGGAGGTGTGGATGGAGGAGAACTCCAGAACCTGCACTGCATTGTTGAGTGATGGAGGCAGCGGCGCGGCCAAAATAAAATCCTCCAGTATGAAGTCGACGAAGACGATGAGGAGCAGGACGAGGATGTCGGCGGCTGCCAGAGCCAGGAGATAGTTGTAGGAGGACTTCTGACGACGCAGCACCAGCTGGGACAGGATGACCACCGTCAGGATGTTAGctgggaggaggaaggaggggaggaagtTGATTGAAAGCAGATAGAGGGAGGAAATAGGGAAATGATTGGAAGGGGAAAAGTATGATGAGATTGGAAAAGGTTAGGGCAggggaggaaacagagaaattGAGTGTTAGTGGGCAGACAATTGAAAAGGAGCGACACAAGATAGAGATGCAGCGTACTGTAGCGGCAGCTAACACACACGTGCACCTgcaggaacacaaacacacaatacaatatacaaacacaaagattaggttataaaaaaatattttgggaaatgttcAGCGCCATCACACAAATCGAGGAGCATGCCACGTGAACCCTCTGCCACATTTCCATTTCCAATCTGTTATCGTCCCCAGTCAGTGTTTACCATTTTCAACCAGCTCTCCGACTTTGTAATCCGTCCTCTGTTTAATGCCCCCATCTCTTCCCCCCCTTCACCTACACCTGCTGTGTAATTCTGTCAGCACCTGCCTCTGACTTCGGCCAAATTGTTATCTCTAATAAAGAGCAAGGCCTCAACAAAAACAGGGCAACGTGCAGCATCACAGTCTTGGCAATCTGCTGAGCTCACTACTGCCTGCCGCTGGCAATTTAGCtcctgaaacaaaacacaaggacACCCCATCTCTCCCTGCCTGCCTCTCCTTTTCAATCTGAACTCCGACATACACCTTCATATTCCCTCGCCCGTGTTGCCGATTTAAATCCTTTCATACCTCCCTCTGTTTATTTAGTACCGCTCGCTTTCTCTCACCGGACAGTTAAACAGCCCAGGGGGTGGACCATTACTCCCTCGCTTTTTAGCCTAAAAGAACGTGGACACAAAGATCTGCAGGTGATTTATCCCACTGCTGCTTTTACTGAAGCTCGGCCTCTGTGCACCTGCATCAGACAGGAGGAGCACAGCCTTCAGCTTCTCACGTGGAACTGCAGTTCAGCAATTGAAGCGAACAAGCTCATTACACATCCCATTTCTTTGTTGTCCTACTCTGTCTCCGCATGTGCATATTATTCCCAGGTTATTCCTGGCATCTCCGACAGTTGATTTTACAGATTGTGTTCAGGACTTTCCCAAACCAAGAGGAGGAAGTAAACTAGATACTAGATTTGCGTACACTGTAGTGTTACCGGAGACAATtatttattagtattattatgaCAGGGCAGCCTAATAAAACACTGTACATGCGATCTGTGATTTTGTGTTCATGGGTCAACCTCCACTGTGTCATAGTTTGGGGATTTAGTTAAgtaatttcctgtttcattttgtagattatatcctcatgtgtcatgttttactttccacttcctgtctttgtcttttgccctcctgttttctgtttacaCCTGTGTCTTGTTAGTCAGTCAGTCCCCTCGTATGTAACGCTACATGTCCACAGGATCCGTCATTTCCACGCTTCCCATTCATTGTCTATGTTGGAAGCCGTGCAATGTATCCTGGCAGCAAAGTGTCACGTATCGAGAAACTGGCCGTAAAGTTGAATTCTAGAAAATGTCATATTGTAGAGTCAACATCTAAAACAATAAGCTTTTAAATCagcgtttcccatcatgcactggGACTTGCAGTGGGTGGAGAGCCACTGCAGCACCTGTCTTGAAAAACTGCATCCGCCTAAATCTCGTGAGACTAtcgtttttatttttgtttgatcTCTATCTAATTCCTCTTATGTCATGTTGTCTTTTTATTCTCctgttgttgcttttattttaactCCCCTGAGGAGGTTCTGTTTTCACTCATGTCcggttgttggttggttggtttgtaatcaggattacacaaaaactactgaaaagaTTTtgacaaaacttggatggaggatgggtcttggtcTAGAATAGTCCCTGTTAACTTTTGAGGTGGATCCAGtaattttttcttgtttcaacTTAGTCTGTgcttccttctgtctgtcttgaCTGTATGGCATTTATTCTGTTACgttgtcttcctgagtttcctgcttctGCTTAAGCCTTTTGTaaatactgtttttaaaattgctctttaaataaagtcattattatcatattatgtGTGACACAGGCGAGACTGGTCCACAGAGGCGGAGGAGGTCGCTCTTCCTCTATTTTTAAGAGGCAAGAGGGATAAAATAGTAATTTATTGAAACCTGCTGGTGCAGCATGAAGCCATGTCCAATCTGCCTCCTCAAACGAAGACATCTCTGACATTGATTTGCATCACTGAGACATCAATGCACTTAGCAGCCATCACTGCCCATAcaatgtgtgtacgtgtgtgtgcgttctgTCGTCCTGTTCCCCTCTGCAGTAATAGATCTGGGATTGGATTAAATATGGCAGCTTGGAGTCTGGTACATCACACTTCACAGCCTCAGCCACTATCAGCTGATTACAAATTACAAAGCCGGCTCCAGATAATGACTAAAGATGTCCTTGCCAGACTGGAGGATGTGCAGCAGAAGACACatacatacacgcacacacaccaccacgtctgcacatgcacacacagatcatTAGGGATGCGCCAATTCATTAACATGCGATCTATCAGTAACCATAAATGAGACGTCAAAACAGTTTACAAGGCTTGACAAGCCGATATCTGTGTACATGTAGGGCGGCTAGATTACACTACGCCCCCCACCATCACAATCACCTTCGCCTGTACTCCACACCAACCAATCATGACTTATTGATTCTTTGTTTTCAGCTACTGGTCATccactttgtgtctgtttgaggTCCACGATCATGGCAAATTAATCCAGAATACCTAAGATTTTAGGCTAACCTTGGACTCAAGGACATGGACCTTAATGAGAAGCTTTATGCTGTTTTAAATTATGGATGTTCAAGACTGATTTTCTATTTGAAAATACTTCCTTTAGCTTAGCCCTGTCAAAGGTGCCGCCAAAATAACTGTTGTATTAAATGTATATAGAGAAAATGTTGATGATCACCATTAAAAGGTAATTAAATTTAGGGTTGTACCAGCATGTTAAAAGACGCAGCTGATGAGATGTGGAAAAGTTTACAGTAGCAACATCTTTTCCAATCCCGTTGGATTGTTGATGTATGATAGTAACatgaatgtctttgggttttgaacagtcagaaaaaacaagatatttgataTACATCATCTTGGGTTTTGAGAAACTACAATGGCTCTAGTTATTGTTATTGGCAGACCAATCAACAATAAAATCATTGttagtttcttcttctgcttacACGTGTAACTACGTCCATAAACCTCCTCTAGGGGTCATAAAATAAGTCTAAAAACTCTCTTGCTCATCTGTCAAGCTACTTAATTTTAATATTGCTTTATTGTTCCTGGTCTTTTATCTTTGGTATGATCACACTGAGACTGAGTACGCATCATTTCTCATACAGCCACTTTTACTGAACAAAAGAGGAGGGAttgcatctgtgtttttgtgctgctgAGCTCAGACCTGCTCAAATTATCCTGTTGGAGATCAATTACAAATCCTGCACAATTCAATCCATCGCTTCACTTTCTCTATTGTacctctctttctgtttccacATAGAGCTAAACAGAGACGAGCGACATGAGATGGAAACAGTGAGTTGTTGTCTGTCACTGGCTGGGTATTATTCTGTTTGGGCTCCCCGGTGAGACGAGGCCCtctacagacagacaaaagGGATCCGTGGCGAGCTTGACATTTCCATTTAGCTCGAGCCAGCTTGCGATGGGCTGCCCATTCATTTCAATTGACTCCTGCTCTTTGCGTTGTCTCCGGGGCCGGGGATTGGGAGGGAGGGAGTTTGCTGGAGCCGGATGGATCTGCTCTGCATTCTGCGGGTATGAGGTGGCACATGCGGGGCTGAGGTCTCAGCGGGGATGGGGACAGACGAGACGGTGGGGTGCACACTCATGCGCACACACACCGAACAGAGATGTGCGCATCTCATGTCTGGACACACAAACGTTCAGGCGGAGACGAACGCAAAATTTCCTTTTCTCGTCGCAGGGAAAAAATGAGTATCTCCAGCTGAGAGGGGATTAGAATGACCTGCAGGACAGATAATGTGCTGCTGCGTGTTTGTCTacatttgcttgtgtttgtgtttgtgtgtgtgtgtgtgtgtgtgtttgcattggTGACCCCTTCTGTCCATTTGTGTGGGAGTGCTTTTGAGTGTCAGCTccccctgctgctcctctaaCATAACGAGGGCCATTGACGTTGTTTAGCGGGAAAAGAGAAGGCACAGCGTGCTCCCTGAGGTGTGTAACGAGGCTGAGTCATCCCACCACTAAAGGGACGTGTTCAGACGGGCTGTCGACAAACGACACTGTGCAGCTTAACCCCTCGAAACCGGTGGCAAAGCACACTAGCCATTAGGCTTTCTCCTGGGCCTCGTATAATACAGACAGAACACTGTTAAGAGGAAATTATGCCCTGAGAATGAGAATG contains:
- the gpr139 gene encoding probable G-protein coupled receptor 139 codes for the protein MEHSHIFPVFSPNGSTWSPGEHPSEVAQGCPLGPLPVIYYSVLLCLGLPANILTVVILSQLVLRRQKSSYNYLLALAAADILVLLLIVFVDFILEDFILAAPLPPSLNNAVQVLEFSSIHTSIWITVPLTIDRYIAVCHPLRYHTVSYPARTRRVIFAVYIGCLLSAAPYYWWPELWHSLPGVGGGGGEGGGGGGGEGNRRTVAQHVLVWAHCATVYLLPCTVFFSLNAVIVRKLRRRRSCFRLRGYSTGKTTAILLAITSIFAVLWAPRTLMILYHFYSPPPTSQGAGRLLHMLTDLANMLALLNTGVNFFLYCFISKRFRGMAANVLRALVHCRKQPPPFYASHNFSITSSPWISPANSHCIKMLVYQYDKNGKPICISS